A region of the Chryseobacterium gotjawalense genome:
TTACTTTCTCCGGTGCGGTTCAGTTCGATTAGTTTTTCACCGTCTTGTGATGGTTCTACGGTGTAAGTTCCGCCCAATGCCCGTGTCGGTTTTGGGAGCGTAGAGAAATATTCACCTACGTACTTTAATGCATTCGTTTCGTCGAATTTTCCGGCAATGATTAATGTTGCGTTATCGGGCTGGTAATATTTTTCATAGAATTTTCTTAATGTTGGTGCTTTTACGCGTTCGATATCTTCTTTGCTTCCAATCGTGGAATTACCGTAATTGTGCCATGTATAAGCGGTGGAAAAAACTTTTTCCATTAAAACACCACTGGGCTGATTTTCTCCAATTTCGAATTCATTTCTTACTACGGAAAACTCTTTATCCAGATCACTTTGCAAGATTGTTGCATTAATCATTCGGTCTGCTTCCATCTGAATTGCCCATTTCAGGTTTTCATCATTGGACGGAAATATTTCGTAGTAATTGGTTCGGTCGTAGTAAGTGGTTCCGTTTGCAGCACCGCCTTTATCAGAAAGTTGTTTTTTGATATCGCCCATGTTTTTGGTGCTTTTAAAAAGCATGTGTTCCAGCAAATGTGCCATTCCTTTTTCGCCGTAACCTTCATCTTTGGAGCCGACATTGTATACAATATTCACGACCATATTGCTCTGTGATCCATCTGGAATCAGCAAAAGTTTCATGCCGTTGATAAGGGAGTATTCTTTTATTCCTTCTATATTTCCGAGGAATTTTGGAGCTGTCGCTTTTTGGGCTAAAATAAAATTGGACAACATAATGACCAATAGTAAATGCAAGCCGAGTAATGATTTTTTCATAGGTTTTTTATTTTTGATATTATCAAATTTATGGAGATGTTTTAGTTATTTAATATCATAGACTGAATTATTTAATAGGAAACCTATAAAAAGGGTGATTTAACCCTACAAAACCATTGTTTTAATGTATGCTGAAATTCCACAAAAAAATCCGGTGTTTTCGACACCGGATTAACTTTAGATTAAGTAATATTTTTATTCTTTAATAATTTTTTGAGTCAGGATTAAGGTTTTATTCTCATATACTTTAATAATGTAAGATTGTGGCAATAATCCGTCAACATCTACAGAAATCTCAGTTGAAGATAAGTTTTGAACCCGTGGATTTTTTAAATTTCTTCCAACAGCATCTGAAATTTCTACGGTGATATTTTTTAAATTTTTAGTTTCA
Encoded here:
- a CDS encoding T9SS type A sorting domain-containing protein; this encodes MYPNPAKSQIFIKDETKNLKNITVEISDAVGRNLKNPRVQNLSSTEISVDVDGLLPQSYIIKVYENKTLILTQKIIKE